Proteins from one Piscinibacter lacus genomic window:
- a CDS encoding autotransporter assembly complex protein TamA, with product MRAARRMPLHLLLAAGLLGLAMQAGAATPEPPGDATPAPPAAATPAPAAAPSPSEPARIADPAVLEAIPEARYRLELHAPAALQALLIRHLDLARFQHPQGLGAAGFVSRLGAALSGPDEGPPTVEDRSGISAAEIGRLLAAAPAQAAALLETEGYFQSRIRTEREDDAAGGLPTLRLLVDPGPQARIERLSLSLEGALAEAGEQDGPAAAPARSRWRRLQARWSLPQGAGFTQAAWAAAKAELLSSLRANGYPSARIAASEARVEAERGTVALSFRVDSGPVFRIGRIRVEGLVHTPEAAALNVRPFPLGSVHAERLLLDYQEALQRVGLYQGVAVELDADPEQADPATLVLRLREQPLKSATLSLGYSSNTGPRFGGDFIHRRPFGQNLVATTRLKFGLLERLVSLELLGDPQPKNYRNLLSMQADYLDAAGAITESQRLRVGRSQDSDPIERLYYLELNRSVVRTDSQRSDARSLGGNYVWSRRAVNNLIFPTRGWAVTLEAGGGYAVDADGDRGPFSRVYGRGLWYQPLAERGGHWFTQFRAEAGQVIKRDGLAVPDALLFRAGGDDSVRGYGYQTLGVDRDGATVGGPLMATASAELLRRLQGRWRDWYAAAFLDAGNAGSGWRDLQPAYGYGLGLRWRSPIGPLRIDLAYGEATGSLRLHVNVGVRY from the coding sequence ATGAGGGCTGCGCGCCGCATGCCGCTGCACCTGCTGCTGGCCGCCGGCCTGCTGGGCCTGGCAATGCAGGCGGGCGCGGCCACGCCGGAGCCGCCGGGCGATGCCACGCCGGCACCGCCGGCCGCCGCCACGCCAGCCCCTGCCGCCGCGCCCAGCCCATCCGAGCCCGCCCGCATCGCCGACCCGGCCGTGCTGGAGGCCATCCCCGAGGCCCGCTACCGCCTCGAACTGCATGCCCCGGCCGCGCTGCAAGCCCTGCTGATCCGCCACCTCGACCTGGCCCGCTTCCAGCATCCCCAGGGCCTGGGCGCCGCCGGCTTCGTCAGCCGCCTGGGCGCGGCCCTGTCCGGGCCGGACGAAGGCCCGCCGACCGTGGAAGACCGCAGCGGCATCAGCGCCGCCGAGATCGGCCGCCTGCTGGCCGCCGCGCCGGCCCAGGCCGCGGCCCTGCTGGAGACCGAGGGCTACTTCCAGTCGCGCATCCGCACCGAGCGCGAGGACGATGCTGCCGGCGGCCTGCCCACCCTGCGCCTGCTGGTCGATCCCGGCCCGCAGGCCCGCATCGAGCGCCTGAGCCTGAGCCTGGAAGGCGCGCTGGCCGAAGCCGGCGAACAGGACGGCCCGGCCGCCGCCCCGGCCCGCTCGCGCTGGCGGCGGCTGCAAGCGCGCTGGTCGCTGCCGCAGGGGGCCGGCTTCACCCAGGCGGCCTGGGCCGCGGCCAAGGCCGAGCTGCTGAGCAGCCTGCGCGCCAACGGCTACCCCAGCGCCCGCATCGCGGCCAGCGAGGCCCGGGTCGAGGCCGAGCGCGGCACCGTCGCGCTGAGCTTCCGCGTCGACAGCGGGCCGGTCTTCCGCATCGGCCGCATCCGGGTCGAGGGCCTGGTCCACACGCCCGAGGCCGCCGCGCTGAATGTGCGGCCCTTCCCGCTCGGCAGCGTGCATGCCGAGCGCCTGCTGCTCGACTACCAGGAGGCGCTGCAGCGCGTCGGCCTCTACCAGGGCGTGGCCGTCGAGCTGGACGCCGACCCCGAGCAGGCCGACCCCGCCACCCTGGTGCTGCGCCTGCGCGAGCAGCCGCTGAAGTCGGCCACGCTGAGCCTGGGCTACAGCAGCAACACCGGCCCGCGCTTCGGCGGCGACTTCATCCACCGCCGGCCCTTCGGCCAGAACCTGGTCGCCACCACGCGGCTGAAGTTCGGCCTGCTCGAACGCCTGGTCTCGCTGGAGCTGCTCGGCGACCCGCAGCCCAAGAACTACCGCAACCTGCTCAGCATGCAGGCCGACTACCTGGATGCGGCCGGCGCGATCACCGAATCGCAGCGCCTGCGCGTCGGCCGCAGCCAGGACAGCGACCCGATCGAGCGGCTCTACTACCTGGAGCTGAACCGCAGCGTGGTTCGCACCGACAGCCAGCGCAGCGATGCCCGCTCGCTCGGCGGCAACTATGTGTGGTCGCGCCGCGCGGTCAACAACCTGATCTTCCCGACCCGCGGCTGGGCCGTCACGCTGGAGGCCGGCGGCGGCTATGCCGTCGATGCCGACGGCGACCGCGGCCCCTTCAGCCGCGTCTACGGCCGCGGCCTCTGGTACCAGCCGCTGGCCGAGCGCGGCGGCCACTGGTTCACCCAGTTCCGCGCCGAGGCCGGCCAGGTCATCAAGCGAGACGGCCTGGCCGTGCCCGATGCCCTGCTGTTCCGGGCCGGCGGCGACGATTCCGTGCGCGGCTACGGCTACCAGACCCTGGGGGTCGACCGCGACGGCGCCACCGTCGGCGGCCCCCTGATGGCCACCGCCAGCGCCGAGCTGCTGCGCCGCTTGCAGGGCCGCTGGCGCGACTGGTATGCCGCGGCCTTCCTCGACGCCGGCAATGCCGGCTCCGGCTGGCGCGACCTGCAGCCGGCCTACGGCTACGGCCTGGGCCTGCGCTGGCGCAGCCCCATCGGCCCGCTGCGCATCGACCTGGCCTATGGCGAGGCGACCGGCTCGCTGCGCCTGCATGTCAATGTGGGGGTGCGCTACTGA
- a CDS encoding vWA domain-containing protein, which yields MLIDFLLALRAEGLRIGPGEWLALLGLLDAGLLDAPAGGAEAEPPGSLARLHALGRLALVKDETLFDRYDRAFGRFVDGLPPAEADGPKVPEDWLIQRMRRQLSAAERAALQPLDREALLRGLEERLATQRGRHEGGSRWIGTGGSSPYGHGGSNPRGLRLGGSGAEPGQGRAIKVWQARDFRAHDVDAPLQGRALQLALRRLRRFAREGAAEELDLPGTIAATAANAGWLDLKLRPERHNHVKVLLMMDVGGSMDPHIRRVDELFRAARSEFKHLQRVYFHNCVYEGVWRDPARRRADRLDTAELIRATPRDHRLILVGDATMSPFEITHPGGSVEHMNPETGAAWLQRLFQHFPQHVWLNPVAPAEWGWRPSIGLIERLMRPQRMFSLSLAGLEGAMASLSR from the coding sequence GTGCTGATCGACTTCCTCCTGGCCCTGCGTGCCGAGGGCCTGCGCATCGGCCCCGGCGAATGGCTGGCCCTGCTGGGCTTGCTCGACGCCGGCCTGCTCGATGCCCCCGCCGGCGGGGCCGAAGCCGAGCCGCCCGGCAGCCTGGCCCGGCTGCATGCCCTGGGCCGCCTGGCCCTGGTCAAGGACGAAACCCTGTTCGACCGCTACGACCGCGCCTTCGGCCGCTTCGTCGACGGCCTGCCGCCGGCCGAGGCCGACGGGCCCAAGGTGCCCGAGGACTGGCTGATCCAGCGCATGCGCCGCCAGCTCAGCGCAGCCGAGCGGGCCGCCCTGCAGCCGCTCGACCGCGAGGCCCTGCTGCGCGGCCTGGAAGAACGCCTCGCCACCCAGCGGGGCCGCCATGAGGGCGGCAGCCGCTGGATCGGCACGGGCGGCAGCTCGCCCTATGGCCACGGCGGCAGCAACCCGCGCGGCCTGCGCCTGGGCGGATCGGGCGCCGAACCGGGCCAGGGCCGGGCGATCAAGGTCTGGCAGGCGCGCGACTTCCGCGCCCACGATGTCGATGCCCCGCTGCAGGGCCGCGCCCTGCAGCTCGCGCTGCGCCGCCTGCGCCGCTTCGCCCGCGAAGGCGCGGCCGAGGAACTGGACCTGCCCGGCACCATCGCCGCCACCGCCGCCAATGCCGGCTGGCTGGACCTGAAGCTGCGGCCCGAGCGCCACAACCATGTCAAGGTGCTGCTGATGATGGATGTGGGCGGCTCGATGGACCCGCACATCCGCCGCGTCGACGAGCTGTTCCGCGCCGCCCGCAGCGAGTTCAAGCACTTGCAGCGCGTCTACTTCCACAACTGCGTCTACGAAGGCGTCTGGCGCGACCCGGCCCGGCGCCGGGCCGACCGCCTCGACACCGCCGAGCTGATCCGCGCCACCCCGCGCGACCACCGACTGATCCTGGTCGGGGATGCGACCATGAGCCCGTTCGAGATCACCCATCCCGGCGGCAGCGTCGAGCACATGAACCCCGAAACCGGCGCAGCCTGGCTGCAGCGGCTCTTTCAGCACTTCCCGCAGCATGTCTGGCTGAACCCGGTCGCACCGGCCGAATGGGGCTGGCGGCCGAGCATCGGCCTGATCGAGCGCCTGATGCGGCCGCAGCGCATGTTCTCGCTCAGCCTTGCCGGCCTCGAAGGCGCGATGGCCAGCCTGTCCCGATGA
- a CDS encoding ABC transporter substrate-binding protein — MRAGWVRLAAALLLGAALPLLHAAPPAPAGGVTLRWAAQGDLQSLDPHAQNESLSNQINAQVYESLIQRDKQLALVPALATAWTAEGPRRWRLTLRPGVRFHDGRPFSAEDVKFSVERAAAGSSDLRVYALALGTVKVIDPLTVAFELPRVNPVFLQHLSVLPIMSRGWAEAHRATRPLDLKAREEGHAARHANGTGPYMLVRREADAQTVFRRNPAWWGKLEGNVEQVIFRPIANDATRTAALASGEVDFLLDLAPQDAERLRRDPAIRLMEGPENRILFIGLDQARGQLLHGSLKDRNPFQDRRVRQALYQAIDIELIRTKLMRNLAWPTGALMPAPAGHGQDATLEQRLPFDLAAAQRLMAEAGYAEGFGFTLDCPNNRYLNDEQICLALASMWARLKVKVQVNAMPRTLFFPKLQRGDTSAYLLGWGGAITDAQITLTPLYHSPGADSAGAWNFGGVRNAELDRHVDAAAQEADPARRMASIRAAVREFQAQVHALPLHRQAIVWAMRRKVQVVQRPDNWLEWQWVRVEGGRP, encoded by the coding sequence TTGCGCGCAGGCTGGGTCCGGCTGGCCGCCGCGCTGCTGCTGGGTGCCGCCCTGCCCCTCCTGCATGCGGCACCGCCCGCCCCGGCCGGCGGGGTGACACTGCGCTGGGCCGCCCAGGGCGACTTGCAGAGCCTGGACCCGCATGCGCAGAACGAGTCGCTGTCCAACCAGATCAATGCCCAGGTCTATGAAAGCCTGATCCAGCGCGACAAGCAACTGGCGCTGGTGCCGGCCCTGGCCACCGCCTGGACGGCCGAAGGGCCGCGGCGCTGGCGCCTGACGCTGCGGCCGGGGGTGCGCTTCCACGACGGTCGGCCCTTCAGCGCCGAGGACGTGAAGTTCTCGGTCGAGCGTGCGGCGGCGGGCAGCTCGGACCTGCGCGTCTACGCCCTGGCCCTGGGCACGGTGAAGGTGATCGACCCGCTGACCGTGGCCTTCGAGCTGCCGCGGGTCAACCCGGTCTTCCTGCAGCACCTGAGCGTGCTGCCGATCATGAGCCGCGGCTGGGCCGAAGCCCACCGCGCGACCCGGCCGCTGGACCTCAAGGCCCGCGAGGAAGGCCATGCCGCCCGCCACGCCAACGGCACCGGGCCCTACATGCTGGTGCGGCGCGAGGCCGATGCGCAGACCGTCTTCCGCCGCAACCCGGCCTGGTGGGGCAAGCTCGAAGGCAATGTCGAGCAGGTGATCTTCCGGCCGATCGCCAACGACGCGACGCGCACCGCGGCGCTCGCCTCCGGCGAGGTCGACTTCCTGCTGGACCTGGCGCCCCAGGACGCCGAGCGCCTGCGCCGCGACCCGGCGATCCGGCTGATGGAGGGGCCGGAGAACCGCATCCTCTTCATCGGCCTGGACCAGGCCCGCGGCCAGCTGCTGCATGGCAGCCTGAAGGATCGCAACCCCTTCCAGGACCGGCGTGTGCGCCAGGCGCTCTACCAGGCCATCGACATCGAGCTGATCCGCACGAAGCTGATGCGAAACCTGGCCTGGCCGACCGGGGCGCTGATGCCCGCCCCGGCCGGCCACGGCCAGGACGCGACGCTGGAGCAGCGTCTGCCCTTCGACCTGGCCGCCGCGCAGCGCCTGATGGCCGAGGCGGGCTACGCCGAGGGCTTCGGCTTCACCCTGGACTGCCCGAACAACCGCTACCTCAACGACGAGCAGATCTGCCTGGCCCTGGCCTCGATGTGGGCGCGGCTGAAGGTGAAGGTGCAGGTCAACGCCATGCCGCGCACGCTCTTCTTCCCCAAGCTGCAGCGCGGCGACACCAGCGCCTACCTGCTGGGCTGGGGCGGGGCCATCACCGATGCGCAGATCACCCTGACCCCGCTGTACCACAGCCCCGGCGCGGACAGCGCGGGGGCCTGGAACTTCGGCGGCGTGCGCAATGCCGAGCTGGACCGCCACGTCGACGCCGCCGCGCAGGAGGCCGACCCGGCCCGGCGGATGGCCAGCATCCGTGCCGCCGTGCGCGAGTTCCAGGCCCAGGTGCATGCCCTGCCCCTGCACCGCCAGGCCATCGTCTGGGCCATGCGCCGCAAGGTGCAGGTGGTGCAGCGGCCGGACAACTGGCTGGAGTGGCAGTGGGTGCGGGTGGAGGGCGGCAGGCCCTGA
- a CDS encoding AAA family ATPase, whose product MKFQGSARYVATDELQLAVHAAATLRRPLLIKGEPGTGKTLLAEEVAAALGMPLLTWHIKSTTKAQQGLYEYDAVARLRDAQLPDPEAQARVRDIRHYILPGVLWQAFTAEQQVVVLIDEIDKADLEFPNDLLHELDRMAFQVPELRETVTARHRPLVVITSNNEKELPDAFLRRCFFHYIRFPDAATLRAIAEMHFPGLQPRLLERALRRFSQIRALPGLKKKPSTSELIDWIALLLADGLPPEALGEDEELAALPPQVGALLKTEQDLALFEKLVEMQRRHR is encoded by the coding sequence ATGAAGTTCCAGGGCTCCGCCCGCTACGTCGCCACCGACGAGCTGCAACTGGCCGTCCATGCCGCCGCCACGCTGCGCCGGCCCCTGCTCATCAAGGGCGAGCCCGGCACCGGCAAGACCCTGCTGGCCGAGGAAGTCGCCGCCGCCCTCGGCATGCCGCTGCTGACCTGGCACATCAAGAGCACGACCAAGGCCCAGCAGGGCCTGTATGAATACGACGCCGTGGCCCGCCTGCGCGATGCGCAGCTTCCGGATCCCGAGGCCCAGGCCCGCGTGCGCGACATCCGCCACTACATCCTGCCCGGCGTGCTGTGGCAAGCCTTCACGGCCGAGCAGCAGGTGGTGGTGCTGATCGACGAGATCGACAAGGCCGACCTGGAATTCCCGAACGACCTGCTGCACGAGCTGGACCGCATGGCCTTCCAGGTGCCCGAGCTGCGCGAGACGGTGACGGCCCGGCACCGGCCGCTGGTCGTCATCACCTCGAACAACGAGAAGGAGCTGCCGGACGCCTTCCTGCGCCGCTGCTTCTTCCACTACATCCGCTTTCCCGACGCGGCCACGCTGCGCGCGATCGCCGAGATGCACTTCCCCGGCCTGCAGCCGCGCCTGCTGGAGAGGGCGCTGCGCCGCTTCAGCCAGATCCGCGCCCTGCCGGGCCTGAAGAAGAAGCCCAGCACCAGCGAGCTGATCGACTGGATCGCCCTGCTGCTGGCCGACGGCCTGCCGCCCGAGGCCCTGGGCGAGGACGAGGAGCTGGCCGCGCTGCCGCCGCAGGTCGGCGCGCTGCTCAAGACCGAGCAGGACCTGGCCTTGTTCGAGAAGCTCGTCGAGATGCAGCGCCGGCACCGCTGA
- a CDS encoding c-type cytochrome, protein MKAVVSATLAVLALSATSVFAADIVGDAAAGKSKNAMCIGCHSIHGYQASFPEVHKVPMIAGQTAGYLNAALLAYKKGDRKHPTMRGIAETLSDQDIADLSAYYASEAGTPAAVPEAPAAPDAKTAELLTKGGCVACHGANFNKPIDGSYPKIAGQHADFLYVALKAYKTEKNPQVGRNNAIMSATAKNFSNAELKAMAKYIASLPGDLKTVPQSRFR, encoded by the coding sequence ATGAAAGCTGTCGTCTCCGCCACCCTTGCCGTGCTTGCCCTGAGCGCCACGTCCGTGTTCGCGGCCGACATCGTCGGCGATGCCGCCGCCGGCAAGTCCAAGAATGCCATGTGCATCGGCTGCCACAGCATCCATGGCTACCAGGCGAGCTTCCCCGAAGTGCACAAGGTGCCGATGATCGCGGGCCAGACCGCGGGCTACCTGAATGCGGCCCTGCTGGCCTACAAGAAGGGTGACCGCAAGCATCCGACGATGCGCGGCATTGCCGAGACCCTGAGCGACCAGGACATCGCCGACCTCTCGGCCTACTACGCCAGCGAAGCCGGCACCCCCGCCGCCGTGCCCGAAGCGCCGGCCGCGCCCGATGCCAAGACCGCCGAACTGCTGACCAAGGGCGGCTGCGTGGCCTGCCACGGTGCCAACTTCAACAAGCCGATCGACGGCAGCTACCCCAAGATCGCCGGCCAGCATGCCGACTTCCTCTACGTGGCGCTGAAGGCCTACAAGACCGAGAAGAACCCGCAGGTCGGCCGCAACAACGCGATCATGTCGGCCACGGCCAAGAACTTCAGCAATGCCGAGCTGAAGGCCATGGCCAAGTACATCGCCTCGCTGCCCGGCGACCTGAAGACCGTGCCGCAATCGCGCTTCCGCTGA